The following proteins are encoded in a genomic region of Thermococcus henrietii:
- a CDS encoding FtsZ/tubulin family protein has translation MRALIIGIGQCGTKMADLFALVDFETLAVNTSRGDLEYLKHVPQDRRILIGESITGGKGVNANPILGREAMKRDLPLVMRKINSIVGYEDVDIFFLTFGFGGGTGAGGTPVLAEALKEEYPDSLVVAIGALPLREEGIRPTINAAITIDKLSKIADSIIAIDNNKLKETGDDISRAYESINYTIVERIASLLALVDVPGEQTLDASDLKFVLKAFGSFATVGYAKAEASKVKSLSRLILKSFESEGLYLDANIESALYGLVAIHGPPEVLKAGDIFEALDYLTSKIRGKQIFRGFYPDPREREVEVVTLLSGIYESRSIEEIVKTAKQYARSFMEAKKEAETKKSELLSGLPDFDDVYNAPIIGDVVEDDGPDVESVVKSLRRKRNG, from the coding sequence TTGAGGGCCCTGATAATAGGAATCGGACAGTGTGGGACGAAGATGGCCGACCTCTTCGCGCTGGTCGACTTTGAAACCCTCGCGGTAAACACCTCCCGCGGTGACCTGGAGTACCTCAAGCACGTCCCGCAGGACAGGAGGATCCTGATAGGCGAGAGCATAACGGGGGGCAAAGGAGTCAACGCAAATCCAATACTGGGCAGGGAGGCCATGAAGCGCGACCTGCCGTTGGTGATGCGCAAGATAAACTCCATAGTCGGCTACGAGGACGTTGACATATTTTTCCTCACCTTCGGCTTCGGCGGTGGAACCGGTGCCGGTGGAACGCCCGTCCTCGCGGAAGCCCTGAAGGAGGAGTATCCTGACTCACTCGTGGTTGCCATTGGCGCCCTTCCGCTCAGGGAAGAGGGCATAAGGCCCACAATCAACGCGGCTATAACGATAGACAAGCTCTCCAAGATTGCCGACTCCATAATCGCCATAGATAACAACAAGCTGAAGGAAACCGGCGATGACATAAGCAGGGCCTACGAGAGTATTAACTATACCATAGTCGAGAGGATAGCCTCTCTTCTGGCCCTCGTGGATGTCCCCGGCGAGCAGACCCTCGACGCGAGCGACCTCAAGTTCGTCCTCAAGGCCTTTGGAAGCTTTGCCACCGTTGGCTACGCCAAGGCCGAAGCGAGCAAGGTGAAGAGCCTGTCGAGGTTAATCCTTAAATCCTTTGAGAGCGAGGGTCTCTACCTTGATGCCAACATAGAGTCCGCCCTCTACGGCCTCGTCGCAATACACGGCCCGCCGGAGGTTCTCAAGGCTGGAGACATCTTTGAGGCCCTCGATTACCTCACGAGCAAAATCCGGGGCAAGCAGATTTTCCGGGGCTTTTACCCTGACCCGCGCGAGAGGGAAGTTGAGGTCGTCACGCTCCTCAGCGGAATATACGAGAGCAGGAGCATCGAGGAAATCGTTAAAACTGCCAAGCAGTACGCGAGGTCCTTCATGGAGGCCAAGAAAGAGGCCGAAACCAAGAAGAGTGAACTGCTCAGTGGTCTGCCGGATTTCGACGATGTCTACAACGCACCGATTATTGGGGACGTTGTTGAGGATGACGGTCCCGATGTGGAGAGTGTTGTGAAGAGCCTCAGGAGGAAGAGAAATGGTTGA
- a CDS encoding class III signal peptide-containing protein, translating into MEGEIMGLVLKRRGQISLEFMLVFAIMMVMLMYSVKSVGFNSSSPSSGTLAIQIALEEKSVANVIAGAIDQVYAQGPGSKVTVYAHFNLLRNSKYLKNAFNLTSPQVRLMFLGTEDPLFPTGAENSVVVVAVSNAGSTPVISGSNRTGVWVQTYFLYNSTSTTGFTLSFAPSDVPTTMRVVVEWNPSKPVSMTYDSTSGTLHINIRPGG; encoded by the coding sequence ATGGAGGGGGAGATTATGGGGTTAGTCCTTAAAAGGCGAGGCCAGATATCACTGGAGTTCATGCTGGTGTTCGCGATAATGATGGTTATGCTGATGTACTCGGTCAAGAGCGTTGGCTTTAATTCGAGCTCTCCTTCCTCGGGAACGCTGGCCATTCAAATTGCCCTTGAGGAGAAGAGCGTCGCCAACGTGATAGCAGGGGCCATAGACCAGGTCTATGCCCAGGGGCCCGGCTCAAAGGTCACGGTTTACGCTCACTTCAACCTGCTTCGCAATTCGAAGTACCTCAAGAACGCCTTTAACCTCACGTCTCCCCAAGTTCGGCTTATGTTCCTTGGAACTGAGGACCCACTTTTCCCAACTGGGGCCGAGAACTCTGTGGTTGTCGTCGCGGTTTCCAACGCCGGCTCAACTCCGGTGATTTCCGGCTCCAACAGGACGGGGGTTTGGGTTCAGACGTACTTCCTCTACAACTCGACGTCCACGACGGGTTTTACGCTTAGCTTTGCTCCATCAGACGTTCCCACAACGATGAGGGTGGTAGTGGAGTGGAACCCTTCAAAGCCCGTTTCCATGACCTATGATAGCACCTCCGGGACACTCCACATAAACATTAGGCCAGGTGGATGA
- a CDS encoding DUF2341 domain-containing protein, translated as MKRRGFVINATVLVLLIPLLLLLATYSNVTSYVIQAQSQATRLKTTQDVVSYLQLDLQNVMRLSLQRALVLSIAYVTTVQPLDNAQLALESLVKYGKYSQISNAGPEWVSREDQFMGNATLLKWLENMRDYLKKMGYIMVTPPTQIVNNVKLTIAPLDSFHIVANVSIPQIVIKDTSGKIVYNSSIPPRGSLYVVVPITNLEDPLIAYLTKGRMSRVIEPCSFAYPNLTPPYYLLTGYGSDPSTYPLRFAAPFSPTISSDKVYYGDTYPGDGALAYVLRDSPSTAPTVPYVFGTSINGSLVSPSSVLGDGDMGVLVFSGRVGQAVQWCNDSFNKRVEFTLSGVTNHSVVLLKFNPSAVPFSEISHNGSLAEMRIYTSTCQLANYWIEKWDSNEILIWLNVTGTDYYIYYSPTSQVQPSRGYLSNVVGNNYYTNVTVYPGQRVFLFNTTGSVFVRYNVTADENSGFNGGVEVLTPSEGLTSVLNVTLDYPYSVNDVQVPIYLNSTWASRIPHYGNESRIEVYSDPDFTEKVPFWIEYWNDSGALIWVRTNLPGNVYIKFGEDLPLTRGNGDEVFLFFDDFSGSSLNTSKWYVKNPRGSYSVSNGILSLKGNNKASNPDVWLWTKKTFPYYRYVIGMRVYIKNQPFWMWYIDNDGWGWMEHIIGLYGHLGDFDVNSGDFDDGIEDGGKYTKNRWSYVEVAVRDYYYNSYHLASFTTYQTLNPFVWNWSDQSEVSYYYRYWQDGWNYYLATYNTSIGLGQFYKGPTEYDFIYVRKYLDLYYLTESVKQLTSSVPVSVQLVDNWTTAGRLFILKNWTEVLSRYQTGTWPVNVPNRYEVDIIPASTLALNFTHEPNSVVSQNSNADLEVTPIGNLSVYLVVNNTADNSAHFAWVFWAPYPYKVITPVLGVPEQKPPTGNYVSAKVFDIQPFISCVVNARYFGVAGAPSFFERLEGGSTAHRAQYLALAQAMQKAVYGRVKYPIGLVSFILPRNLPANLNFLIREQPAVDYIYLDYSDYPGNDPGAMKVLGISATGGISTTPVLDQNFYLTLQTAQLIFGPYAADLLVPLTSG; from the coding sequence ATGAAGAGGCGAGGGTTTGTAATAAACGCTACGGTCCTTGTTCTGCTCATACCCCTACTCCTGTTGCTCGCCACGTACAGTAACGTTACGTCCTACGTAATACAGGCCCAGTCCCAGGCGACGCGTTTAAAGACGACCCAGGACGTTGTCTCCTACCTCCAGCTTGACCTTCAGAACGTTATGAGGCTCTCCCTTCAGCGAGCCCTTGTTCTGAGCATCGCCTACGTTACCACCGTTCAACCTCTGGACAACGCCCAGCTTGCACTTGAGAGCTTGGTTAAGTACGGCAAGTACTCCCAAATCAGCAATGCTGGGCCCGAGTGGGTGTCCCGGGAGGACCAGTTCATGGGAAACGCCACCCTCCTTAAGTGGCTTGAGAACATGAGAGACTACCTTAAGAAAATGGGGTACATCATGGTCACACCACCTACCCAGATAGTTAACAACGTGAAGCTCACTATCGCTCCCCTCGACTCCTTCCACATCGTAGCCAACGTAAGCATCCCCCAGATTGTCATAAAAGACACATCCGGAAAGATAGTCTACAACTCCAGCATTCCCCCCAGGGGCTCTCTGTACGTTGTTGTACCAATAACGAACCTCGAGGACCCTCTAATTGCCTACTTAACCAAGGGCAGAATGTCGAGGGTCATCGAACCGTGCTCCTTTGCGTACCCGAACCTCACACCTCCATACTACCTCCTCACGGGTTACGGCAGTGACCCAAGTACGTATCCTCTTAGGTTCGCTGCCCCGTTTTCCCCCACTATTTCAAGCGATAAAGTGTACTACGGCGACACATACCCTGGGGATGGAGCCCTGGCCTACGTCCTCAGGGACAGTCCGAGTACTGCCCCAACGGTTCCCTACGTCTTTGGAACCTCCATAAACGGTTCCCTCGTTTCCCCATCATCCGTCCTTGGAGACGGGGACATGGGTGTCTTGGTCTTCTCTGGAAGGGTTGGTCAAGCGGTTCAATGGTGCAACGATAGCTTCAACAAACGCGTTGAATTCACGCTCTCCGGCGTAACCAACCATAGCGTTGTCCTCCTTAAGTTCAACCCCTCTGCCGTCCCGTTTTCAGAAATCTCCCACAACGGGTCCCTTGCCGAAATGAGAATATACACCTCGACCTGCCAGCTCGCTAATTACTGGATTGAAAAGTGGGACTCGAACGAGATTCTAATATGGCTCAACGTGACCGGAACGGACTACTATATCTACTACTCTCCTACTTCCCAGGTTCAGCCGAGCAGGGGCTATCTTTCGAACGTCGTTGGGAACAACTACTACACGAACGTTACCGTTTATCCAGGTCAGCGCGTCTTCTTGTTCAACACCACTGGGTCAGTCTTTGTGCGCTATAACGTTACCGCAGATGAGAACTCCGGTTTCAACGGTGGCGTTGAAGTGCTGACACCCTCTGAAGGCCTTACAAGCGTTCTAAACGTCACTTTGGATTACCCCTATAGTGTTAATGACGTTCAAGTTCCGATATACCTAAACTCGACATGGGCATCGCGTATTCCCCATTATGGGAATGAGTCCAGGATTGAAGTATACTCCGACCCGGACTTCACGGAGAAGGTTCCCTTCTGGATTGAGTACTGGAACGATAGCGGTGCCCTGATATGGGTCAGGACGAACTTACCCGGCAACGTCTACATTAAGTTCGGTGAAGACCTTCCCCTTACCCGGGGCAACGGAGATGAAGTGTTCCTGTTCTTCGACGACTTCAGCGGCAGCTCCCTGAACACCTCAAAGTGGTACGTTAAGAACCCGCGCGGAAGCTATTCCGTGAGCAACGGAATCTTAAGCTTAAAGGGAAACAACAAGGCAAGTAACCCCGACGTCTGGCTGTGGACGAAGAAAACGTTTCCCTACTACCGCTACGTTATCGGGATGAGGGTGTACATAAAGAACCAGCCATTCTGGATGTGGTACATAGATAACGATGGATGGGGTTGGATGGAGCACATCATTGGACTGTACGGGCACCTGGGGGACTTCGACGTTAACAGCGGAGACTTCGATGATGGGATTGAGGATGGCGGTAAGTATACCAAAAACAGATGGAGCTATGTTGAGGTTGCAGTCAGGGACTATTACTACAATAGCTACCATCTTGCTAGCTTCACAACTTACCAGACGCTGAATCCGTTCGTCTGGAACTGGAGCGACCAGAGCGAGGTTAGTTACTATTACAGGTATTGGCAGGATGGGTGGAATTATTATCTGGCTACATACAACACCTCAATTGGCCTCGGCCAGTTTTATAAAGGCCCCACGGAGTACGACTTCATCTACGTTAGAAAATACCTCGACCTTTATTACCTCACCGAGAGCGTCAAGCAACTTACCTCTTCCGTTCCTGTATCGGTCCAGCTCGTTGACAACTGGACGACGGCTGGAAGGCTGTTCATACTCAAGAACTGGACGGAGGTCCTGTCGAGGTATCAGACCGGAACATGGCCGGTGAACGTCCCCAATCGCTATGAGGTAGACATCATTCCCGCATCAACGCTGGCCTTGAACTTCACCCACGAGCCCAATTCTGTGGTTTCCCAGAACTCAAACGCTGACTTGGAGGTAACCCCAATCGGCAACCTGAGCGTATACCTCGTAGTCAACAATACCGCCGACAACTCAGCTCACTTTGCGTGGGTCTTCTGGGCCCCATATCCATACAAGGTTATCACTCCCGTTCTTGGCGTTCCGGAACAGAAGCCGCCGACTGGCAACTATGTGAGCGCCAAAGTCTTTGACATTCAGCCGTTCATAAGCTGTGTTGTCAATGCCAGGTACTTTGGCGTCGCTGGAGCGCCCTCGTTCTTCGAGCGTCTTGAGGGCGGAAGTACTGCCCACAGAGCACAATACCTCGCCCTCGCCCAGGCGATGCAGAAGGCAGTGTACGGTCGCGTTAAGTATCCGATAGGTCTCGTCAGCTTCATTCTCCCGAGGAACCTTCCGGCAAACCTCAACTTCCTAATCCGCGAACAACCAGCCGTTGATTACATATACCTGGATTACTCCGACTACCCCGGAAACGACCCCGGTGCAATGAAGGTTCTGGGAATTTCGGCAACCGGCGGAATCAGCACGACTCCAGTTCTCGACCAGAACTTCTACCTGACGCTCCAAACCGCCCAGCTAATCTTCGGGCCCTACGCGGCAGACCTGCTCGTTCCCCTAACATCTGGGTGA
- a CDS encoding DUF2101 family protein, whose translation MSIENLLYSIGEGVERLAFGFKSFLFPEPSREPPSFRLTSRLVKSRVTVHELLSLHLQLCFLTYLLLNFAAVLLTRNPQWVVAVAVPYFLYLRYLFGRYGSFLLDEKPYRVFYTVISALSFLAFIGYSLVRLYLKNVVAVYLYVLVIAISVLLFRWYFKRTFGRDYTYGTVEEVRGDLVRVFVHDDIAANVKPGLYWLPAVPDAEPGRVVKVLVEDRTFRSAKPVRIIEVYFSQSSQSSTEPKAETE comes from the coding sequence ATGAGCATTGAGAACCTCCTGTACTCAATAGGAGAGGGGGTAGAACGCCTCGCATTTGGATTTAAATCTTTCCTTTTCCCTGAACCTTCGAGGGAGCCTCCATCCTTTAGGCTGACCTCTCGGCTCGTGAAGTCCCGCGTTACCGTTCACGAGCTCCTCAGCCTTCACCTCCAGCTGTGTTTCCTAACGTACCTCCTTCTCAACTTTGCCGCGGTACTCCTGACGAGGAACCCCCAGTGGGTTGTCGCGGTTGCGGTTCCGTACTTCCTTTACTTACGTTATCTTTTTGGCCGCTACGGAAGTTTTCTTCTAGATGAGAAACCGTACCGGGTTTTCTATACGGTGATTTCAGCCCTATCCTTCTTGGCTTTTATTGGTTACTCCCTTGTCAGACTCTACCTTAAAAACGTCGTTGCCGTGTATCTATACGTCCTCGTTATTGCAATTTCGGTCCTGCTCTTTCGCTGGTACTTCAAGAGAACCTTCGGCAGGGACTACACCTACGGCACCGTTGAGGAGGTTCGTGGCGACCTGGTTAGGGTTTTCGTTCACGACGATATAGCGGCCAACGTTAAGCCCGGCCTTTACTGGCTTCCGGCCGTTCCAGATGCCGAACCCGGTAGAGTCGTTAAGGTCCTCGTGGAGGACAGAACCTTCAGGAGCGCCAAGCCCGTGAGGATAATCGAGGTTTACTTCTCTCAATCCTCCCAGAGCTCCACCGAGCCGAAAGCCGAGACCGAGTGA
- a CDS encoding TonB-dependent receptor, with amino-acid sequence MGHTLYYTTVVRKWKAFVSLMERVSTGLGYGIEVFDNALVLNPGHPMVEPLRIEKEGQGFAKTNLIEPHHSIYILILHSVSAFGSVELWED; translated from the coding sequence GTGGGACACACCCTCTACTACACCACGGTAGTGAGGAAATGGAAAGCGTTCGTCTCGCTGATGGAGAGGGTCTCCACAGGACTGGGATACGGGATTGAGGTGTTCGACAATGCACTCGTGCTGAATCCGGGCCACCCCATGGTCGAACCCCTCAGAATAGAGAAGGAAGGGCAGGGATTCGCAAAGACAAACCTAATAGAGCCCCACCATTCAATTTACATTCTCATCCTTCACTCGGTCTCGGCTTTCGGCTCGGTGGAGCTCTGGGAGGATTGA
- the snatA gene encoding neutral amino acid NAAT transporter SnatA — protein MINLVALFKYLLILYGGLFAITNPVGAVPVFLGVTHDLSLRERREIATKTAMTVIMTLVVFALIGQWIFKFFGSSVDAFAIAGGILLFRMAMDMLSGRLSSVKISREETEEFDEEVVTLEEVAIIPLAIPLISGPGAITTVMLYMAKAGSIAERVIVLLSIVLIGITVWLVLCSANVIKARLGRVGIKVMTRMMGLILTSMAVQMIINGIKGAFGL, from the coding sequence ATGATAAACTTGGTTGCCCTCTTCAAGTATCTTCTGATTCTCTACGGCGGCCTGTTCGCGATAACTAACCCTGTTGGGGCCGTCCCCGTGTTCCTTGGCGTTACCCACGACCTCAGCCTCCGCGAAAGGAGGGAGATAGCGACGAAAACGGCCATGACTGTTATCATGACCCTGGTAGTTTTCGCTCTCATCGGTCAGTGGATTTTCAAGTTCTTCGGCTCGAGCGTTGACGCCTTTGCGATAGCCGGTGGAATCCTTCTCTTCAGGATGGCGATGGACATGCTCTCTGGCAGGCTCTCCTCCGTCAAGATAAGCCGAGAGGAAACCGAGGAGTTCGATGAGGAGGTCGTTACGCTTGAGGAGGTCGCCATAATCCCCCTCGCAATCCCCCTGATTTCAGGTCCCGGTGCCATAACGACGGTGATGCTCTACATGGCAAAGGCGGGGAGTATCGCCGAGAGAGTCATAGTCTTGCTCAGCATCGTTCTCATAGGCATTACCGTCTGGCTCGTCCTCTGCTCGGCAAACGTGATAAAGGCCCGCCTCGGAAGGGTCGGCATAAAAGTCATGACGAGGATGATGGGTCTAATCCTGACGTCAATGGCCGTTCAGATGATTATAAACGGCATCAAGGGAGCCTTTGGTCTCTGA
- a CDS encoding family 4A encapsulin nanocompartment shell protein produces the protein MRGDLIRILSAVEEKANELKLEGFEPDVVLVGGEAYEFIKVQVNEEFGGDEEVLELSGLPVRIVDELGKDAVVIDSKALGYAPAAKRFTVVK, from the coding sequence ATGCGCGGGGACCTGATACGGATCCTGAGTGCCGTTGAGGAGAAAGCGAACGAGCTGAAGCTTGAAGGTTTTGAGCCCGATGTGGTTCTCGTCGGAGGGGAGGCCTACGAGTTCATAAAGGTCCAGGTGAACGAGGAATTCGGAGGCGACGAGGAGGTCCTCGAGCTCTCGGGCCTGCCTGTGAGGATAGTCGACGAGCTCGGTAAGGACGCGGTTGTGATAGACAGCAAGGCCCTCGGCTACGCTCCTGCGGCAAAGCGCTTCACCGTTGTGAAGTGA